A region from the Vulpes lagopus strain Blue_001 chromosome 5, ASM1834538v1, whole genome shotgun sequence genome encodes:
- the LOC121491085 gene encoding myomegalin-like yields MRPQKMNASGHLSSFSSSYQPNSKPSGADLLEKNLVEIQNLRQRLEESICINDRLQKRLEHVLSNTEQGKSTRQSVSGVSLATPHSYAQSHPSRSAQDVL; encoded by the exons ATGAGGCCTCAGAAAATGAATGCATCTGGGCACctgtcctccttctcctcttcatACCAGCCCAACTCCAAGCCCTCTG GGGCTGACCTACTGGAAAAGAATCTTGTCGAGATCCAGAACCTGCGCCAGCGCCTGGAGGAGTCCATCTGCATCAATGATCGCCTGCAGAAGAGGCTGGAACATGTGCTCAGCAACACCGAACAAGGAAAAA gCACCAGACAGTCCGTTTCAGGTGTCTCCCTTGCAACCCCTCATTCATATGCTCAGAGTCACCCTTCCCGCTCTGCTCAAGACGTCTTGTGA